In Spirochaeta lutea, a single genomic region encodes these proteins:
- a CDS encoding hydrogen peroxide-inducible genes activator, giving the protein MTIQQLHFVTALIHRGSFSGAAEDCFVTQPTLSSGIKKLEDELGVMLFDRTSQPVQPTQAGKAVAAQAREIMKGLEGLRQSIQNEQTTLEGQVNLGIIPTLAPYLLPEFLPGFTREYPGIRFHIRELISRDILTGVGDHSLDFGIMASPGQGPGLEEHHLFIEPFVAYLPPGHELLGRGALAAQDLETRGLLLLDEGHCLRSQILTICSAQGRSNHPGHHFQSGSLETLKQLVDAGIGYTLLPQLALGQLSEQQRRRVVAFRSPRPARELCLVSRRGYPRTRLLSCLVEHLGRVFPQELVNCWGDRNPTQLPPAVLRPIPWQPR; this is encoded by the coding sequence ATGACCATCCAGCAGCTGCATTTTGTAACGGCCCTGATTCACCGGGGCAGCTTTTCCGGGGCGGCGGAAGATTGTTTTGTCACCCAGCCGACCCTGAGTTCCGGGATAAAAAAACTGGAGGACGAGTTGGGGGTGATGCTTTTTGATCGCACCAGCCAGCCCGTCCAACCGACCCAGGCTGGCAAGGCGGTGGCAGCCCAGGCCCGGGAGATTATGAAGGGCCTGGAAGGCCTGCGCCAGAGCATCCAGAATGAACAGACCACCCTTGAAGGACAGGTCAATCTGGGGATTATTCCCACCTTGGCACCCTATCTGCTGCCTGAGTTTTTGCCCGGATTTACCCGGGAGTATCCCGGAATCCGCTTCCACATCCGGGAGCTTATCTCCCGGGATATCCTCACCGGGGTGGGGGACCATAGCCTGGATTTCGGCATTATGGCCTCTCCTGGTCAGGGGCCCGGTTTGGAGGAGCATCACCTGTTTATTGAGCCCTTCGTGGCCTACCTTCCCCCGGGACACGAGCTGCTGGGCAGGGGCGCCCTGGCGGCCCAGGATCTTGAGACCCGGGGGCTGCTGCTCTTGGATGAGGGGCATTGCCTGCGTAGTCAGATTCTAACAATCTGCTCGGCCCAGGGGCGTTCGAATCACCCTGGACACCATTTTCAAAGCGGCAGCCTGGAAACCTTGAAGCAGCTGGTGGACGCAGGGATAGGGTATACCCTGTTGCCCCAGTTGGCCCTGGGGCAGCTGTCGGAGCAGCAGCGCCGCCGGGTGGTAGCCTTCCGTTCTCCCCGGCCCGCCCGGGAGCTCTGTTTGGTAAGCCGGAGAGGGTATCCCCGGACAAGGCTTTTGAGCTGTCTGGTGGAGCACCTTGGCCGGGTATTCCCCCAGGAGCTGGTCAATTGCTGGGGTGACCGAAACCCAACCCAGCTTCCCCCGGCTGTCCTCCGTCCCATCCCCTGGCAGCCTCGGTGA